The DNA window GACACGCGCGCGCAGGCGGCCCGCGAGCAGGAACACTCCGCCGATCTTGCGCTGTACAAAAAGCGTATCAGCCGGCGGGATGACCCAGAAATCACGTCCGGCGGCGAACTCCATGCCCTTCTGCCGCAGGCGATCGGCAAGATCACTGCCCGCGAAATCGAAAACGCCGCCCGTCCGCAGCGGGCCCATCGCAATGCTGAACATCTCCGCAATGGCCTCCCGATGATGCGGTGCTGTATCCTCCTTGATGAAGCCGATGTCGGTCATCGCCCTGAGGGCGGCTTCTGTCTCACCGGACATGCCTGCCTCAAAAAGCGCGCGGTAGCGGCCGGCGAGCGTCTCCGGCAGCCGACGCGTCGCGCCGAAATCGAGCAGAACGACACGGTTTTCTTCAGCGTCATAGCTGTAATTGGCGAAATTCGGATCGGTCTGCATCAGGCCAAACTCAAAGAGCTCGCGCAGCATCAGATCGATAAGCCAGGCAGCAACCTGATCACGCGTTTCCTGATCCGCCTCTGCCAGCTGATCGACCGGTATCCCGGGGGCGAAACTCATGCCCAGAATATCGGGCGTGGTCAGATCTTCCTGCAACCGGGGAACATGCAGATGCGTCTGATCAGCCAGCAGGTCGCCGAATTCAGCCAGCATCTGCCCTTCGCGCGCATAGTCGGCCTCTTCGTGCAGCTGCCGGCGCGCCTCATCCAGCAGCGGACCAAGATCGAGAGCGCGGGGCAGCAGGCCCGACATGCGCATCAGCATCGCGACGTTCGACACATCGCTGTCGATGCTGCGCCGCACGCCCGGATATTGTACCTTGATCGCCACATCGCGCCCGTCCTTCGTCTGCGCACGATGCACCTGGCCGATGGAGGCCGCCGCGACAGGGCGCACATCAAAGCGGGCAAAGCGTTTCATGAACTGCGGACCCCAGTTGCGGATCAGAACCTCTTTGAGCTGGCGGGGCGGCATAAAATGCGCGTCATTGCGCAGATGGCCGAGAATTTCAGCAAGCTCCGGAGACAGCACCTCGCCGCTTTCCATCGACAAAAGCTGGCCCATCTTCATCGCGGCCCCCCGCATCCGGGCGAGTTCCTTTGTGATCCGCGTCACGTTGGACGGCGTCAGCAGCAAACGATCAATGCCGGGCCGCGCACCGCCCAGCCACTGGCGACCGCCATTGACCGCAACATTGCCCGCCACGCCAAGCGCCATTCCGCTTAACCGCGACAGCCGCGTGATCCGGCCATCGGGCACGCGGATACCTCTGGGTTTATGCCGGTCGTGCTCCATATACGCTCGCTTTCCCGTGTTGACGCAGAGCTAGCGCGCCGCGGCGCCCTGCCAACCGTACGCAGCAGCAGGTCCGGGGCGGTCGACAAAAGGATTGGCTTTCCGGGCGCGTGGCGCGACACTGCGTCAGGGCCGGCATCTGCGGGCACAGATCAGGGAGTTACAGATGCCTCAGGTCCTGAAGAATGCCTGGCGGGACGGTGCGACACTGCCACCGGCGCTGCGCGGGGATGTCATGCCTTCTACTGATGTGGAGGCGGTCGCAAAACTGCTGTCGCTTTGTCCTGCGCACAGCCCCACCCCGCTGACCGATGCGCCGCAGATCGCGGAACGTGCCGGGGTGGCGCGGGTCCTTGTCAAAGACGAAAGCAGTCGCATGGGTCTGGGCAGCTTCAAAGCGCTCGGTGCTGCCTGCGCCATCGCCATGGACGCGCAGGAAAGCGGACGACAGCCCTGGGAAACCGCCCTGAAAGATGTCTGCTATGTCACTGCGAGTGCAGGCAATCACGGATTGTCAGTCGCGGCAGGGGCTGCACTTTTCGGTGCCCGCGCCGTTGTTTATCTCGCCGATACCGTGCCGGAGGCCTTCGCCGCGCGGCTGCGGGCCAGGGGGGCGCAGGTGGTGCGCGCCGGAGCCGTTTATGAGGAAAGCATGCAGGCAGCCGAAAACGCCGCAGGGGAGAACGGCTGGATCCTCCTGTCGGACAGTTCATGGCCCGGTTACACACGCCTGCCCGGCCATGTCATGCAGGGCTATCTGCAGATGGCTGCCGAGGCGGTGGCGGCGATGGATGCAGCCCCCACGCATATCGTCTTACAGGCCGGCGTCGGCGGGATGGCAGCAGCCGTGGCCGCCTATGCCCGCCTGGTGTGGCAGGATGCGCCCACTATCATCGTGGTTGAACC is part of the Roseobacter ponti genome and encodes:
- a CDS encoding ABC1 kinase family protein, yielding MEHDRHKPRGIRVPDGRITRLSRLSGMALGVAGNVAVNGGRQWLGGARPGIDRLLLTPSNVTRITKELARMRGAAMKMGQLLSMESGEVLSPELAEILGHLRNDAHFMPPRQLKEVLIRNWGPQFMKRFARFDVRPVAAASIGQVHRAQTKDGRDVAIKVQYPGVRRSIDSDVSNVAMLMRMSGLLPRALDLGPLLDEARRQLHEEADYAREGQMLAEFGDLLADQTHLHVPRLQEDLTTPDILGMSFAPGIPVDQLAEADQETRDQVAAWLIDLMLRELFEFGLMQTDPNFANYSYDAEENRVVLLDFGATRRLPETLAGRYRALFEAGMSGETEAALRAMTDIGFIKEDTAPHHREAIAEMFSIAMGPLRTGGVFDFAGSDLADRLRQKGMEFAAGRDFWVIPPADTLFVQRKIGGVFLLAGRLRARVDLDAIIDRIRATD
- a CDS encoding pyridoxal-phosphate dependent enzyme; this encodes MPQVLKNAWRDGATLPPALRGDVMPSTDVEAVAKLLSLCPAHSPTPLTDAPQIAERAGVARVLVKDESSRMGLGSFKALGAACAIAMDAQESGRQPWETALKDVCYVTASAGNHGLSVAAGAALFGARAVVYLADTVPEAFAARLRARGAQVVRAGAVYEESMQAAENAAGENGWILLSDSSWPGYTRLPGHVMQGYLQMAAEAVAAMDAAPTHIVLQAGVGGMAAAVAAYARLVWQDAPTIIVVEPDAAPALIESIRSGTLADTTGPVSAMGRLDCKTPSMIALHGLARDADYFVTISEEEAASGVEVLAACGLMTTPSGGAGLAALLAGLPGCGTTSTVLTILSEGPEDV